One window of the Crassaminicella thermophila genome contains the following:
- a CDS encoding BglG family transcription antiterminator — MEKYTIKKILSNNVVLVENENQSYVLVGKGIGFGKKKGFVIENPKSIEEKFISLKGLSENEYENFLTKVDPKIIELVEEIMEMVKSELGKGLNPNVHVGLIDHINFAIKRLKEGIEIVNPFLIETKILYPVEYSLAEKAVQILKENLKIDIPEAEIGFLALHIYGGRGDKTKNEALENSKMMNTIVSYVEKRFNIQMDRNSFNYRRFIMHLRGVIDRVTNHKTIENILLEKVKDELRYEFRAAYDISKIMEKTLKVRVPESEVGYIALHLHRIRSQNRS, encoded by the coding sequence AATCAAAGTTATGTACTTGTTGGTAAGGGAATTGGGTTTGGAAAGAAGAAGGGTTTTGTAATAGAAAATCCGAAAAGCATTGAAGAAAAGTTTATATCATTAAAGGGCCTAAGTGAAAATGAATATGAAAACTTCCTTACAAAAGTAGATCCTAAAATTATTGAGCTTGTAGAAGAAATAATGGAAATGGTAAAGAGTGAACTAGGAAAAGGGTTAAACCCAAATGTTCATGTTGGATTAATAGACCATATTAATTTTGCCATAAAAAGATTAAAAGAAGGGATAGAAATTGTAAATCCTTTCTTGATAGAGACAAAAATTTTATATCCTGTTGAATATAGCCTAGCTGAAAAGGCTGTACAGATTCTAAAGGAAAATCTTAAAATTGATATTCCTGAAGCAGAAATTGGATTTTTGGCTTTGCATATTTATGGTGGTCGAGGAGATAAAACAAAGAATGAGGCTTTAGAAAATTCAAAGATGATGAACACTATTGTAAGTTATGTAGAAAAAAGATTTAATATTCAAATGGATAGAAATTCTTTTAATTACAGAAGGTTTATTATGCACTTAAGAGGTGTGATTGATAGGGTTACAAATCATAAGACTATTGAAAATATTCTTTTAGAGAAGGTAAAGGACGAGCTTAGATATGAATTTAGAGCAGCTTATGATATATCTAAAATAATGGAAAAAACTTTAAAGGTACGGGTGCCTGAGAGTGAAGTAGGATATATTGCACTGCATTTGCATAGAATAAGGAGTCAAAATAGATCATAA